A genomic window from Chrysiogenia bacterium includes:
- a CDS encoding type IV pilus twitching motility protein PilT yields MAVNLHQLLKAMIEKGASDLHITTGSPPQLRIDGDLTPLKVPPMGANDTKQLCYSILTDSQKHQFEEQNELDLSFGVKGLSRFRGNVFMQRGAVAAAFRVIPFKILSFQELGLPQVVASIADKPRGLVLVTGPTGSGKSTTLATIIDKINSERHEHIMTIEDPIEFLHPHKKCVVNQREVHADTKSFKTALKYILRQDPDVVLVGEMRDLETIEAALTIAETGHMAFGTLHTNGCVQTINRVLDVFPPYQQPQVRAQLSFVLEGVLSQTLLPKASGTGRVMALEIMVPTPAIRNLIREDKIHQMYSQMQVGQTKYGMQTMNQSLIALAQKRLISAESAFLRSSDPEELATMFQRAGLPLPHAASATATGAMAAQKSH; encoded by the coding sequence ATGGCTGTTAATCTTCACCAGCTACTCAAGGCGATGATCGAAAAGGGGGCCAGCGACCTCCACATTACGACGGGTTCGCCCCCGCAGCTCCGAATCGACGGTGATCTCACCCCGCTCAAGGTGCCGCCCATGGGCGCCAACGACACCAAGCAGCTTTGCTATTCGATTCTCACCGACTCGCAGAAGCACCAGTTCGAAGAGCAGAACGAACTCGACCTTTCGTTCGGTGTGAAGGGGCTCTCTCGTTTCCGTGGCAACGTGTTCATGCAGCGCGGCGCCGTAGCGGCTGCCTTCCGCGTGATTCCGTTCAAGATTCTGAGCTTTCAGGAGCTGGGCCTGCCGCAGGTGGTGGCCTCCATCGCCGACAAGCCCCGCGGCCTCGTTCTGGTGACCGGCCCCACGGGGTCGGGCAAGTCCACGACGCTCGCAACGATCATCGACAAGATTAACTCCGAGCGTCATGAGCACATCATGACGATCGAGGACCCGATCGAGTTCCTCCATCCCCACAAGAAATGCGTGGTGAACCAGCGTGAAGTTCACGCCGATACCAAGAGTTTCAAGACGGCGCTCAAATACATTCTGCGCCAGGATCCGGACGTCGTGCTGGTGGGCGAAATGCGCGACCTCGAGACGATCGAGGCGGCGCTCACCATCGCTGAAACGGGCCATATGGCGTTCGGAACCCTCCATACGAATGGATGTGTCCAGACGATCAACCGCGTTCTCGACGTGTTTCCGCCCTATCAGCAGCCCCAGGTGCGCGCCCAGCTCTCCTTCGTGCTCGAAGGTGTGCTCTCACAAACCCTGCTGCCCAAGGCATCGGGCACGGGCCGCGTGATGGCGCTGGAAATCATGGTCCCCACCCCCGCCATCCGAAATCTGATCCGTGAGGACAAGATCCACCAGATGTATTCGCAGATGCAGGTGGGCCAGACCAAATACGGAATGCAGACCATGAACCAGTCGCTGATTGCGCTCGCGCAGAAGCGACTGATCTCGGCGGAGAGCGCATTCCTGCGCAGCTCCGACCCCGAGGAGCTGGCCACCATGTTCCAGCGCGCCGGTCTGCCGCTACCCCACGCGGCCTCGGCAACGGCGACCGGCGCCATGGCGGCGCAGAAATCCCACTGA